Part of the Microbacterium sp. Clip185 genome is shown below.
GCGGCCGTCGCGGCGGCTTCGAGTACCGTCATCGCCGCGACCTCGCCGGAGGTGGCGCCCAGCAGGCGCAGGGTCGCGAGGCGGTCGTCGCGCCTCCGGCTCGACAGTCGTGCCGCGGCGGCGCCGAGGGTCGCGAGGGGAACGGCCAGCAGCACGAGCGCGAGCACCGCGAGGATGCCGTACATCCCGGTGAACTCGCCCCCGCGGTCGTCGGTGAGGAACATGCGTGTGCCGCCGGCGACGATCAGCAGCAGTGTGGTCGTGGCGGCGAACGCGACGACAGGCAGCACGATGGCCGCGCGGGACTGGCGCGACGGCCGAGCGAGTAGGCGGGACAGTGTGAGCGTGCGCCGCACCGCGCCCTGCGTGGCGACCGCGCTCATCGCTGCACCTCCGACACCGACGCGGCGTCGAGGATGTGGCCGTCCCGCATCCGGACGACGCGATGGCAGCGGGCCGCGACGTCGGGGTCGTGGGTGACGACGACGAGGCTGCGGCCCTGACCGACCGTGGCATGCAGGAGCGCCGACATCACCTCAGCCGAGGTGGCCGAGTCGAGAGCTCCCGTGGGTTCGTCGGCGAAGACGAGCGGTGCACCCGTCACCTGCGCGCGGGCGATCGCCACCCGCTGGGCCTGGCCGCCCGAGAGCTGACCGATGCGGCGGTCCTCCATGCCGGCCAGTCCCAGGGCGTGCAGCCACCCGGCGGCGTGCTGCTCCGCGTCACGCCGCGGCACGCCCTGCACCAGCAGGGGGAGGGCCGCGTTCTCCAGAGCGGTGAGCTCCGGCAGCAGCAGGTGCTCCTGGAACACGAAACCGAGCTGGCTGCGACGGATGGCGGAGCGTCCCTTCTCGTCCATTCCGACCAACTCGACCGGATTGTCCTGACCGAGGCGGACGGACCCGCCGTCCGGGGCGATGACCGCGGCGAGGCAGTGCAACAGGGTCGTCTTCCCCGACCCCGATGCACCCATGACGGCCACGGCCTCGCCCGCGGCGATCGTCACATCGACGCCCGCCAGGGCTGTGAGCGTGCCATAGCGCTTCACGAGATCGCGCGCGACGAGAACAGGGCGAGAAGATGAGGGAGCGTGCATGTCTTCGAGCATCGTCGGCGGATGCGGCCATGTCGTCGGCCTCGAGCATCATCCGCATCATCCGCGGGGATGATCGCGGCCGTGTCGCGGGATTGATACACAGGTGCGACCCTCCTGCGACCGGCGGGCCGCGCCCTCTCGATACGGTCAGTGCATGAGCAGCACCGTCCCCCGCATCCTGGCCCTCGTCGCGGCTGTCGGCGTCCTGGTCGCCGGATGCGCCGCCGAGCCCCGCCCGGCTGCATCCGCCCCGGCCGCCGCGAGCACGCCCAACGCGTCCTCGATACCGACTGTGCCGGTCGTCGCGGGATACGCGGCCGGCGAAGTGCCGCCGGTCCCGCTGTTCACGATGCCCGATCTGTCGCTGCTCGACAGCTCGCTGGGCGGCTTCGCGATTCAGCTGGACCGTCAGATCGAGCCGCGACCCGGCATCGAGGTACGTCCCGCCGCCTGCGGCGACGTGACGGAACGCGCGAGCGCGCAGGGGTCGGTGCTGCTGTACGGCGACGGTTCGGGAACCTTCACCGGACCCGACGGCACGGTGCACAACTACGGCGACGGCTCGGGGAGCTTCACCGTCAACGGCGTGACCGCGAACGTCTACGGCGACGGTTCGGGCTCCTACATCGCCGACGGCATCGAGATCTGGAACTACGGCGACGGCTCCGGCTCGGTGACCACCCCCGACGGCGCCACCTGGGTCTACGGCGACGGCTCCGCCTCGCGCACCGGCAACGGCGTCGAGCATTGGAACTACGGCGACGGCTCCGCGATGTACCGCGACGCCGACGTCGAGATCCACAATTACGGCGACGGCTCCGGCTCCTACGTCGCGAAGGGACTCGACATCCGCAACTACGGCGACGGCACCGGTGCCGTCAATGGCGAGCCGGTCGAGGTGGATCCGCTGCCCGCCGTCGCGCCGGTCGGTGCCTTCCCGCCGCTCGGCACACTCGCACCCATCACCTCCTGCGGCACCACCATCACCCTCAGCGACGGCGTGCTCTTCGACTTCGACCGCTCCGAGATCCGGGCGGATGCGGCGGGCGTGCTCGATGAGCTGGCGGCCGCGATGACCGAGCTCGACGTTCCGACGGCCGAGATCGGCGGCCACACCGACGCGATCGGCTCCGACAGCTACAACCAGGAGCTGTCAGAGCGCCGTGCCGCATCCGTCGTCGCCGCACTGAAAGACCGCGGTGTCACCGCTTCGCTCAGCGCCGTCGGATACGGCGAGAGCGCACCCGTCGCCGCGAACGAGATCGACGGCGTCGACAACCCCGCCGGGCGCCAGCTCAACCGCCGCGTCGAGATCTTCATCCCGGCCTTCTGAGCGGACGAGACGATGAAGAAGACGCTGCCGCTCACGCTCGCCGCCCTGGCCGTTCTGCTGACCGGATGCTCCGTCGCCTATGAGGCCCCGGGAGCTCCCGCCGCCCAGCCCGCTCCCTCATCGACACCGGCGCCGGCTGCGTCGGCTCCGGCGGAGCGCGAGCAGGGGCAGTCGCCCGGCGCATCGGTGCCTCCTGCCTCCGCGTCCGACGACCTGCGCGAGCGCTACGCCGATGTGGCGCAGCAGACCTCGTGCGCCGCGGGGGACGTCGTCGTCTCGCAGGCGGGTGCGACGGTGTCGATCCCGGGGGAGTGCGCCCTCGTGACGGTCACGGCGAGCGGCGTCGTCGTGCTCGCCGACCGCATCGGCACGCTCGAGATCACCGGGGCCGCGAACCAGGTGCAGGCCGCATCCATCGACGTCGTCCGTTTGGGCGGCAGCGGCAACGACGTGCGGTGGGAGAGCGGTGCCGCCGACGTGACCGACACCGGAGCCGCGAACACCGCGCGCGCCACGACCGGAGGATGACCACCATGTCTCAGCCGCAGCAGCAGTACGTCTACGTCACCCGCCCCACCGACGGGCTCGCCATCACCTCGTTCGTGCTCGCGCTGCTGGGGTTCAACCTGCTCGCGGTGATCTTCGGCCACGTCGCGCTCGCCCGCATCCGCCGCACCCATGCCGGGGGAGCGGGTTTCGCGATCGCGGGACTCGTGATCGGCTACCTCACGATCGCGGCGATCGCCCTCCTGATCCTCGCGGCGCTGGGCATCGGCATCTGGGCGGTGAACGCCTCGTGAGCGACGAGCCGCGCACCCGCGTGCTGCTCGTGGACGACGAGGAGGCGATCACCTCGACTCTCGCGCCGTTTCTCGAGCGCAGCGGATTCGACGTGCGAGTGGAGGCCGACGGGCAGAGCGCGCTCGACGCGCACGCCGCCTTCGCTCCCCACATCGTCGTCTCCGACGTGCTCATGCCCCGCATGGACGGCCGCGAGCTCGTGCGGAGCCTGCGCCGTGCGGACGCGTGGACCCCGGTCATCATGCTGACCAAGGTGGATGCGTCCTTCGAGCGCACCGCCGCGCTGGAGGAAGGCGCCGACGACTATCTCGGCAAACCCTTCGATCCACCGGAGCTCGTCGCCCGCATCCGTGCGGTCCTGCGCCGCACGGCCGGCGGCGGCAAGCCGCTGACCGCTTCCTCGCAGCTGGTGAGCGCGGGACTCCGACTCGACCGCGTGGCCCGTCGTGTACTGCGCGACGGGGCGACGCTCGAGCTGACGCCGAAGGCGCTCACCCTGCTCGAGTACCTGATGTCGCACCCGGACGAGGTGCACACGCGGGAGCACCTGCTCGAGACCCTGTGGGGCTTCGAGTTCGCGGTCACGACGCGCGCCGTCGATCACCGGATCGCAGAACTGCGCCGCGCACTGGGCGACGACGCCCAGCAGCCGCGCTGGATCGAGACGCTGCCCGGGGCGGGGTACCGCTTCTGCGCACCGGTGAGCGCGTCATGAAGGCCGTACGGCTGGCGCTCGTGACCGCGCCGCTCGCGGTCGCGGTGCTCATCGCCGTCGTGCTCGTGCTCGCCGGCGGCAACGGCTCTCTCGTGCTGCGGATGCCGCTGGCCACCGTGATCGTCGTATCCGGAGCCCTCGCGTCGGTCGTGCTGATCCTCGTGCTGGTCGTGCGGCCCATGACGGCCAGGAGGCGCGATGCGGCCATCGTCGCGGCCCGCGCCGAGGGTGCGGTCGCCGAACGCGATGCGCACCGGCGGTTCTTGCGCCGCCTCGATCACGAACTCAAGAATCCGGTGACCGCCATCCGTTCGGCGCTCGCCGCCGGCGAACAGACACCGCCGGAGAACCTCGTGATCGCGTCGGCGCAGGCCACCCGGCTGAGCGGCGTCGTCACGCAGCTGCGAGCCCTGTCCTCGCTGGAGACGCGGCCCATCGAAGCGTCCCGCGTCGATCTGGCGGTCATCGTGGAGGAGGAAGCGGCGGCGTTGCGCGACGAGCTCGCCGCGCGCGGTGCACGCCGGAGCGTCGAGACCGTGCTGCCCACCGTCCCCTGGCCGCTGCCGCCCGTCACCGGCGACCCGGATCTGCTGGCCGTGGCCGTGCGCAATCTGCTCCTCAATGCGGCGAAGTACTCCGGCGAGGGTGCGCGCATCGAAGTCCGCGGCACGGAGGAGACGGACACCGTCGTGATCGAGGTCGCCGACACCGGCTGGGGGATCCGCGCCGAGGACCTCCCGTTCGTGTGGGAGGAGCTCTGGCGGGCACAGGATGCGCGGGGCGTCGAGGGCACGGGACTGGGTCTCTCGCTGGTGCGTGTGGTCGTGCACCGGCACGGCGGAGAGGTCTCTCTCCGCTCGCAGTTCGGTCGCGGCACGAGCGTGCGGCTCACCCTGCCGCGGGCACCGCGCTGAGCGCGCCCAGGCGATCCGCACGTCGTTCTCAGGTCGCCACTCCTAGGATGGGCTCTGATCTATGGGGGCAGGGCGTGTGGATCGCGCCGCGCCTGCAGCTAGTGCGTACGAGAGGATCCGCGTGAGCCCGACCCGAAGCGGGCGCCGCCAGACGGTGGCGCGCCACGGCCGTTTGCGCTCGCCGCATCCCGTCGCACAGTTCTTCAAGCTCGTCGCCGTCTCGCTCGCGGTGGTGCTGGTCGCGGGCATCGGCATCGTCGGGTACAACGTCTGGAGCCTGACGACCAACCTCACGCAGGACGCGGTCGCGCTCGAGGGCCAGAGCGCCGTCCCGCCCGACATCGGGGCGATCGAGGGCGGAGTGAACCTCTTCCTCGCCGGTACCGATGCCTGTGAGCCGGAGTACGCCGCGCTCTTCGGCGACCGATGCTCGGGCGCCGACGCCGAGGGCGACCTCAACGACGTCAACCTTCTGCTGCACATCTCCGACAACCCGCGTCGCGTGACGGTGATCTCCTTCCCCCGCGACCTCATGATCCCGATCCCGTCCTGCACGCGGCCGGATGGCTCGACGACCTCCGCCATGAGCAAGCAGCAGCTGAACTCGACCTTCTCCTACGGTGGTCTGAGCTGCGCGGTGAAGACCATCTCGGAGCTGACCGGGCAGAACATTCCGTTCGCGGCATCCGTCACCTTCGGCGGTGTCATCCAGATCACCGACGCGATCGGCGGCGTGGATGTCTGCATCGCCAACGGGATCCGCGACCCGTACACGGGCATCGACTGGCCCGCCGGCACGCGCAACGTCCAGGGCTGGGACGCCCTGCAGTTCCTGCGCACGCGTCACGGCGTCGGCAACGGCGGCGACCTCGGCCGCATCTCGAACCAGCAGCAGTACATGTCGCGGCTGGCCCGAAAGCTCGTCGGCGAGGGCGTGCTCAGCGATCCCGCCACGCTCTACAAGCTCGCGACCGTGGGTGTCGAGAACGTCACACCGAGCCAGAGCCTCACGAACCCCATGACGCTCGTGCAGATCGCGCTGGCCGTCAAGGAAGTGCCGTTCAACGAGATCGTCTTCGTCCAGTACCCCACGCTCACTGACCCTGCCGACCCGAACCGCGTGGTGCCGAACAAGAACGCCGCCGACACGTTGTTCGCCGCTCTT
Proteins encoded:
- a CDS encoding ABC transporter ATP-binding protein; its protein translation is MHAPSSSRPVLVARDLVKRYGTLTALAGVDVTIAAGEAVAVMGASGSGKTTLLHCLAAVIAPDGGSVRLGQDNPVELVGMDEKGRSAIRRSQLGFVFQEHLLLPELTALENAALPLLVQGVPRRDAEQHAAGWLHALGLAGMEDRRIGQLSGGQAQRVAIARAQVTGAPLVFADEPTGALDSATSAEVMSALLHATVGQGRSLVVVTHDPDVAARCHRVVRMRDGHILDAASVSEVQR
- a CDS encoding OmpA family protein, coding for MSSTVPRILALVAAVGVLVAGCAAEPRPAASAPAAASTPNASSIPTVPVVAGYAAGEVPPVPLFTMPDLSLLDSSLGGFAIQLDRQIEPRPGIEVRPAACGDVTERASAQGSVLLYGDGSGTFTGPDGTVHNYGDGSGSFTVNGVTANVYGDGSGSYIADGIEIWNYGDGSGSVTTPDGATWVYGDGSASRTGNGVEHWNYGDGSAMYRDADVEIHNYGDGSGSYVAKGLDIRNYGDGTGAVNGEPVEVDPLPAVAPVGAFPPLGTLAPITSCGTTITLSDGVLFDFDRSEIRADAAGVLDELAAAMTELDVPTAEIGGHTDAIGSDSYNQELSERRAASVVAALKDRGVTASLSAVGYGESAPVAANEIDGVDNPAGRQLNRRVEIFIPAF
- a CDS encoding DUF3060 domain-containing protein — encoded protein: MKKTLPLTLAALAVLLTGCSVAYEAPGAPAAQPAPSSTPAPAASAPAEREQGQSPGASVPPASASDDLRERYADVAQQTSCAAGDVVVSQAGATVSIPGECALVTVTASGVVVLADRIGTLEITGAANQVQAASIDVVRLGGSGNDVRWESGAADVTDTGAANTARATTGG
- a CDS encoding DUF4190 domain-containing protein, with protein sequence MSQPQQQYVYVTRPTDGLAITSFVLALLGFNLLAVIFGHVALARIRRTHAGGAGFAIAGLVIGYLTIAAIALLILAALGIGIWAVNAS
- a CDS encoding response regulator transcription factor, with translation MSDEPRTRVLLVDDEEAITSTLAPFLERSGFDVRVEADGQSALDAHAAFAPHIVVSDVLMPRMDGRELVRSLRRADAWTPVIMLTKVDASFERTAALEEGADDYLGKPFDPPELVARIRAVLRRTAGGGKPLTASSQLVSAGLRLDRVARRVLRDGATLELTPKALTLLEYLMSHPDEVHTREHLLETLWGFEFAVTTRAVDHRIAELRRALGDDAQQPRWIETLPGAGYRFCAPVSAS
- a CDS encoding sensor histidine kinase produces the protein MKAVRLALVTAPLAVAVLIAVVLVLAGGNGSLVLRMPLATVIVVSGALASVVLILVLVVRPMTARRRDAAIVAARAEGAVAERDAHRRFLRRLDHELKNPVTAIRSALAAGEQTPPENLVIASAQATRLSGVVTQLRALSSLETRPIEASRVDLAVIVEEEAAALRDELAARGARRSVETVLPTVPWPLPPVTGDPDLLAVAVRNLLLNAAKYSGEGARIEVRGTEETDTVVIEVADTGWGIRAEDLPFVWEELWRAQDARGVEGTGLGLSLVRVVVHRHGGEVSLRSQFGRGTSVRLTLPRAPR
- a CDS encoding LCP family protein, coding for MRVSPTRSGRRQTVARHGRLRSPHPVAQFFKLVAVSLAVVLVAGIGIVGYNVWSLTTNLTQDAVALEGQSAVPPDIGAIEGGVNLFLAGTDACEPEYAALFGDRCSGADAEGDLNDVNLLLHISDNPRRVTVISFPRDLMIPIPSCTRPDGSTTSAMSKQQLNSTFSYGGLSCAVKTISELTGQNIPFAASVTFGGVIQITDAIGGVDVCIANGIRDPYTGIDWPAGTRNVQGWDALQFLRTRHGVGNGGDLGRISNQQQYMSRLARKLVGEGVLSDPATLYKLATVGVENVTPSQSLTNPMTLVQIALAVKEVPFNEIVFVQYPTLTDPADPNRVVPNKNAADTLFAALEANQQLVLTGSTSQGDGTIVADPTQAPTDPTAPTPTQSADPAQPTTPTDSVALPSSIAGQTAAEETCSNGNLR